One Mangrovimonas cancribranchiae DNA segment encodes these proteins:
- the rpoC gene encoding DNA-directed RNA polymerase subunit beta', giving the protein MARKQDKNTVKRFNKISIGLASPESILAESRGEVLKPETINYRTHKPERDGLFCERIFGPVKDYECACGKYKRIRYKGIICDRCGVEVTEKKVRRDRVGHINLVVPVAHIWYFRSLPNKIGYLLGLPSKKLDMIIYYERYVVIQPGIAKNAEGDPLQKMDFLTEEEYLNILETIPQENQYLEDSDPNKFIAKMGAECLIELLSRIDLDELSYELRHKANTETSKQRKTEALKRLQVVEALRESNENRENRPEWMIMKVVPVIPPELRPLVPLDGGRFATSDLNDLYRRVIIRNNRLKRLVEIKAPEVILRNEKRMLQESVDSLFDNTRKSSAVKTDSNRPLKSLSDSLKGKQGRFRQNLLGKRVDYSARSVIVVGPELKLFECGLPKNMAAELYKPFVIRKLIERGIVKTVKSAKKIIDRREPVVWDILENVLKGHPVLLNRAPTLHRLGIQAFQPKLIEGKAIQLHPLVCTAFNADFDGDQMAVHLPLGPEAILEAQLLMLASHNILNPANGSPIAVPSQDMVLGLYYMTKERKSTKDHPIKGEGLTFYSDEEVVIAYNEKRVDLNASIKVRTLDFNDEGKLAMQIVETTVGRVLFNQNVPEQAGFINAVLTKKSLRNIIGDILKATSVPETAEFLDKIKSLGYNFAFQGGLSFSLGDIIIPAEKHTMIDSANKQVDGIMANYNMGLITNNERYNQVIDIWTSTNAELTELSMKRIREDQQGFNSVFMMLDSGARGSKEQIRQLTGMRGLMAKPKKSNAGGGEIIENPILSNFKEGLSILEYFISTHGARKGLADTALKTADAGYLTRRLVDVSQDVIVNSEDCGTLRGVEVSPLKKNDEVVEPLKDRIVGRVSLNDVTDPITDELLVSADDLITEDIAKKIEDSAVETVEVRSPLTCEAKKGICAKCYGRNLATGKMVQQGEAVGVVAAQSIGEPGTQLTLRTFHVGGIAGNISEENKLIVKHDGVAEIEDLKTVKGEDQDGNEIDIVISRTSELKLVDKKTGITLSTNNIPYGSTLFVKDSQKLSKGDVVCQWDPYNGVIISEFAGKVKYENLEQGVTYQVEIDEQTGFQEKVISETRNKKLIPTLHIEDSKGEVIRSYNLPVGAHLMVDDGDKIKIGKILVKIPRKSAKAGDITGGLPRVTELFEARNPSNPAVVSEIDGVISFGKIKRGNREIIVESKAGQIKKYLVKLSNQILVQENDFVKAGMPLSDGSITPNDILNIQGPSAVQQYLVNEVQEVYRLQGVKINDKHFEVVVRQMMRKVKIIDSGDTTFLEDQLVHKSDFIEENDDMFGMKVVEEAGDSENLKAGQIISPRDLRDENSILRREDKQLVVARDAKPATATPILQGITRASLQTKSFISAASFQETTKVLNEAAVNGKVDTLEGLKENVIVGHRIPAGTGMRTYNNIIVGSKEEFDEMMQAKQEVNFN; this is encoded by the coding sequence ATGGCAAGAAAACAAGATAAGAATACAGTAAAGAGATTTAATAAAATCTCCATTGGTTTAGCGTCACCAGAATCTATTTTAGCAGAGTCTAGAGGTGAGGTTTTAAAGCCAGAAACTATTAATTATCGAACTCACAAACCAGAAAGAGATGGTTTATTCTGTGAGCGTATTTTTGGTCCTGTAAAGGATTACGAATGTGCTTGTGGAAAATATAAGCGTATCCGATATAAAGGCATTATATGCGACCGTTGTGGTGTAGAAGTAACAGAAAAGAAAGTACGTCGTGATCGCGTAGGGCACATTAACTTAGTTGTACCAGTAGCTCATATTTGGTATTTCCGTTCGTTACCAAATAAAATAGGCTACCTTTTAGGGTTACCTTCTAAGAAGTTAGATATGATTATTTACTACGAAAGATACGTAGTAATTCAACCAGGTATTGCTAAAAATGCGGAAGGAGATCCATTACAAAAAATGGACTTCCTTACAGAGGAAGAATATTTAAATATTCTTGAAACTATTCCTCAAGAAAATCAATATTTAGAAGATTCAGATCCTAACAAGTTTATCGCTAAAATGGGAGCTGAATGTTTAATAGAACTATTATCAAGAATAGATTTAGATGAATTGTCTTACGAATTAAGACACAAAGCAAATACAGAAACGTCTAAGCAACGTAAAACCGAAGCTTTAAAACGTTTACAAGTTGTTGAAGCTTTAAGAGAATCTAATGAAAATAGAGAAAATCGTCCAGAATGGATGATTATGAAAGTGGTACCAGTAATTCCACCAGAATTACGCCCATTAGTACCATTAGATGGAGGCCGTTTTGCAACATCAGATCTTAACGATTTATACCGTCGTGTTATTATACGTAATAACCGTTTAAAGCGTCTAGTTGAAATTAAAGCGCCAGAAGTAATTTTACGTAACGAAAAACGTATGCTACAGGAATCTGTAGATTCGTTATTCGATAACACACGTAAATCTTCAGCGGTAAAAACAGATTCAAACAGACCATTAAAATCGTTATCCGATTCATTAAAAGGTAAACAAGGACGTTTCCGTCAAAACTTATTAGGAAAGCGTGTTGACTATTCTGCACGTTCTGTAATTGTTGTAGGACCAGAATTGAAATTATTTGAATGCGGTCTTCCTAAAAACATGGCAGCTGAACTTTATAAACCATTCGTTATTAGAAAACTAATAGAGAGAGGTATTGTAAAAACAGTGAAGTCTGCTAAAAAGATTATAGACAGAAGAGAGCCAGTTGTATGGGATATTCTTGAAAATGTATTAAAAGGACATCCAGTATTACTAAACCGTGCTCCAACATTACACCGTTTAGGTATTCAAGCGTTCCAACCAAAATTAATTGAAGGTAAAGCAATTCAATTACACCCATTAGTATGTACGGCGTTTAACGCCGATTTCGATGGTGACCAGATGGCGGTTCACTTACCATTAGGACCAGAAGCTATTCTAGAAGCGCAACTATTAATGTTAGCGTCTCATAATATCTTAAACCCTGCAAATGGATCACCAATTGCGGTACCATCTCAGGATATGGTTCTTGGACTTTATTATATGACTAAAGAAAGAAAGTCAACCAAAGACCACCCAATTAAAGGTGAAGGGTTAACATTCTATTCAGATGAAGAAGTCGTTATTGCTTACAACGAAAAACGTGTAGACCTTAATGCTTCTATAAAAGTAAGAACGCTAGACTTTAACGACGAAGGTAAACTTGCTATGCAAATAGTAGAAACTACTGTTGGTCGTGTGTTATTTAATCAAAATGTACCAGAACAAGCTGGATTTATAAATGCAGTATTGACTAAAAAATCGCTAAGAAATATTATTGGTGATATATTAAAAGCAACGTCAGTACCAGAAACAGCTGAATTCTTAGATAAAATAAAATCTTTAGGTTATAATTTCGCCTTCCAAGGTGGATTGTCGTTTAGTTTAGGAGATATTATTATCCCTGCTGAAAAACATACCATGATAGACTCTGCTAACAAGCAAGTAGATGGTATTATGGCAAACTATAACATGGGATTAATTACGAATAATGAACGTTATAACCAAGTTATTGATATTTGGACATCGACTAATGCCGAGTTAACCGAGTTGTCTATGAAGCGTATTCGCGAAGACCAACAAGGATTTAACTCTGTGTTTATGATGCTTGATTCTGGAGCTCGTGGATCGAAAGAACAGATTCGTCAGCTTACAGGTATGCGTGGTCTGATGGCTAAACCTAAAAAATCGAATGCTGGAGGTGGCGAGATTATTGAGAATCCAATTCTTTCTAACTTTAAAGAAGGACTTTCAATTTTAGAATACTTTATCTCAACGCACGGTGCTCGTAAAGGTCTTGCCGATACCGCACTTAAAACAGCCGATGCCGGTTATTTAACACGTCGTTTAGTAGATGTATCTCAAGACGTTATTGTAAATAGCGAAGATTGTGGTACATTAAGAGGAGTAGAAGTATCGCCATTAAAGAAAAACGACGAAGTCGTAGAACCATTAAAAGATAGAATAGTAGGTCGTGTATCATTAAACGATGTAACAGACCCTATTACAGATGAATTATTAGTATCTGCAGACGATTTAATTACAGAAGATATTGCCAAGAAAATTGAAGATTCTGCTGTAGAAACTGTCGAGGTTCGTTCGCCATTAACTTGTGAAGCTAAGAAAGGAATTTGTGCTAAATGTTACGGACGTAACTTAGCAACAGGTAAAATGGTACAGCAAGGTGAAGCCGTAGGTGTTGTAGCAGCACAGTCTATTGGTGAGCCAGGTACGCAGTTAACACTTCGTACATTCCACGTGGGTGGTATTGCAGGTAACATTTCAGAAGAAAACAAGTTAATTGTTAAACATGATGGTGTTGCAGAAATTGAAGACCTTAAAACAGTTAAAGGAGAAGATCAAGACGGAAACGAAATAGATATCGTTATTTCTAGAACGTCTGAGCTTAAACTTGTCGATAAGAAAACAGGTATTACATTAAGCACAAATAACATTCCTTATGGATCGACCTTATTTGTTAAAGATAGTCAAAAACTATCTAAAGGAGATGTCGTTTGTCAATGGGATCCATATAATGGTGTTATTATTTCAGAATTTGCTGGTAAAGTGAAGTATGAAAACCTTGAACAAGGGGTGACTTACCAAGTAGAAATAGATGAACAAACAGGATTCCAAGAAAAAGTAATTTCTGAAACTAGAAATAAGAAACTTATTCCAACACTTCATATTGAAGATTCAAAAGGAGAAGTTATCAGATCTTATAACTTACCAGTTGGCGCTCACTTAATGGTTGATGATGGTGATAAGATTAAGATTGGAAAAATCTTAGTTAAAATACCACGTAAATCGGCTAAAGCAGGTGATATTACCGGTGGTTTACCACGTGTAACCGAATTATTCGAAGCACGTAACCCATCTAACCCAGCAGTAGTAAGTGAGATTGATGGTGTAATTTCTTTTGGTAAAATTAAGCGTGGTAATAGAGAGATTATTGTTGAATCTAAAGCTGGTCAAATTAAGAAATACCTTGTGAAATTATCAAATCAGATTCTTGTACAAGAAAACGATTTTGTAAAAGCAGGTATGCCATTATCTGACGGTTCTATTACACCTAACGATATCTTGAATATTCAAGGACCATCAGCAGTACAACAATACTTAGTAAACGAAGTACAAGAAGTATACCGTTTACAAGGGGTGAAAATTAACGATAAGCACTTCGAGGTTGTTGTAAGACAAATGATGCGTAAAGTTAAAATTATCGATTCTGGTGATACAACGTTCTTAGAAGATCAACTAGTTCATAAATCAGACTTTATCGAGGAAAACGATGATATGTTTGGAATGAAAGTGGTAGAAGAAGCGGGAGATTCAGAAAATCTTAAAGCAGGTCAAATTATTTCGCCTAGAGATTTAAGAGATGAAAACTCTATTTTACGTCGTGAAGATAAGCAGCTTGTTGTAGCTCGTGATGCAAAACCAGCAACAGCAACACCAATCTTACAAGGTATTACTAGAGCTTCGCTTCAAACAAAATCATTCATTTCTGCAGCATCGTTCCAGGAAACAACAAAAGTACTTAACGAAGCAGCTGTTAACGGTAAAGTTGATACGCTTGAAGGACTTAAGGAGAATGTTATTGTTGGACACAGAATTCCTGCAGGTACAGGAATGAGAACTTACAACAACATTATAGTTGGTTCTAAAGAAGAGTTTGATGAAATGATGCAAGCTAAACAAGAAGTTAATTTTAATTAA
- the rpoB gene encoding DNA-directed RNA polymerase subunit beta, translating to MLAKQAERLNFSSIINRTEYPDFMDIQIKSFQDFFQLETKSEERGNEGLYNTFMENFPITDTRNQFVLEFLDYFVDPPRYTIEECIERGLTYSVPLKARLKLYCTDPEHEDFETIVQDVYLGTIPYMTPSGTFVINGAERVVVSQLHRSPGVFFGQSFHANGTKLYSARVIPFKGSWIEFATDINSVMYAYIDRKKKLPVTTLFRAIGFERDKDILEIFDLAEEVKVSKSGLKKVLGRKLAARVLNTWHEDFVDEDTGEVVSIERNEIVLDRDTVLDKDNIEEILETNVKTILLHKESAQQGDYAIIHNTLQKDPTNSEKEAVEHIYRQLRNAEPPDEETARGIIDKLFFSDQRYSLGEVGRYRMNKKLGLDIGMDKQVLTKEDIITIIKYLIELINSKAEIDDIDHLSNRRVRTVGEQLSSQFGVGLARMARTIRERMNVRDNEVFTPIDLINAKTLSSVINSFFGTNQLSQFMDQTNPLAEITHKRRLSALGPGGLSRERAGFEVRDVHYTHYGRLCPIETPEGPNIGLISSLSVYAKVNSMGFIETPYRKVEDGVVDIKGKPIYLSAEEEEEQMIAQATVEVDDDGKIVHDKVIARMEGDFPVVEPNQVHYTDVAPNQIASISASLIPFLEHDDANRALMGSNMMRQAVPLLRPEAPIVGTGLERQVASDSRVLINAEGDGVVEYVDAQKITIRYDRTEDEAKVSFDSETKTYPLVKFRKTNQGTSINLKPIVRKGDKVKKGEVLCEGYATQKGEVALGRNMKVAFMPWKGYNFEDAIVISEKVVREDIFTSIHIDEYSLEVRDTKLGNEELTNDIPNVSEEATKDLDENGMIRVGAEVKPGDILIGKITPKGESDPTPEEKLLRAIFGDKAGDVKDASLKASPSLNGVVIDKKLFARAIKDKRKRAKDKEDIAQLEQKYEVKFDELKSVLVDKLYAIVNGKTAQGVFNDLGEEVLPKGKKYTQKMLNSVDDYTHLTTGTWTTDDYTNKLVADLIHNYKIKENDLQGALRREKFTISVGDELPSGIIKLAKVYIAKKRKLKVGDKMAGRHGNKGIVARIVRDEDMPFLEDGTPVDIVLNPLGVPSRMNIGQIYETVLGWAGQKLGRKYATPIFDGATLDQINGFTDEAGIPRFGHTYLYDGGTGSRFDQPATVGVIYMLKLGHMVDDKMHARSIGPYSLITQQPLGGKAQFGGQRFGEMEVWALEAYGASSTLREILTVKSDDVLGRAKTYESIVKGEPMPEPGLPESFNVLMHELKGLGLDIRLEE from the coding sequence ATGTTAGCAAAACAAGCTGAAAGATTAAATTTCTCTTCTATTATCAATAGAACAGAATATCCAGACTTTATGGATATTCAGATTAAATCCTTCCAGGATTTTTTCCAGTTAGAAACTAAATCTGAAGAAAGAGGAAACGAAGGGCTTTACAATACCTTCATGGAAAATTTCCCAATAACAGATACCCGTAATCAGTTCGTATTAGAATTTTTAGATTACTTTGTCGACCCTCCAAGATATACCATAGAAGAATGTATAGAAAGAGGACTTACCTATAGCGTGCCACTTAAGGCTAGACTTAAATTGTACTGTACAGACCCTGAACATGAAGATTTCGAAACCATTGTCCAGGATGTGTACTTAGGAACAATTCCTTACATGACACCTAGTGGAACATTTGTTATTAATGGAGCAGAACGTGTTGTAGTATCGCAATTACACCGTTCGCCAGGAGTTTTCTTCGGACAATCTTTTCACGCAAATGGAACCAAGTTGTATTCTGCCAGAGTTATTCCTTTTAAAGGATCTTGGATTGAATTTGCAACAGATATTAACAGCGTAATGTATGCTTACATCGACCGTAAGAAAAAATTACCTGTAACAACATTATTTAGAGCCATAGGCTTTGAAAGAGATAAAGATATTCTTGAAATCTTTGATTTAGCAGAAGAAGTTAAAGTCTCTAAATCTGGATTAAAGAAAGTTTTAGGACGCAAATTAGCCGCTCGTGTACTTAACACATGGCACGAAGATTTCGTAGATGAAGATACAGGTGAAGTAGTATCTATCGAACGTAACGAAATAGTTCTTGACCGTGATACAGTCCTAGACAAAGATAATATTGAAGAAATCCTTGAAACAAACGTAAAAACAATTCTTTTACATAAAGAAAGTGCACAGCAAGGAGATTATGCCATTATTCATAATACACTTCAAAAAGACCCTACAAACTCTGAGAAAGAGGCAGTAGAGCATATTTACCGTCAATTACGTAATGCCGAGCCGCCAGACGAAGAAACGGCGCGTGGTATTATAGATAAATTATTCTTTAGTGACCAACGTTACTCTTTAGGTGAAGTAGGTCGTTACAGAATGAACAAAAAATTAGGTCTTGATATCGGTATGGACAAGCAAGTGCTTACCAAAGAAGATATCATTACCATTATAAAATATTTAATCGAGCTTATAAACTCTAAAGCAGAGATTGATGATATCGACCACTTATCTAACCGTCGTGTACGTACAGTAGGTGAGCAGTTATCATCTCAATTTGGTGTTGGTTTAGCTCGTATGGCACGTACTATTCGTGAGCGTATGAACGTTCGTGATAACGAAGTGTTTACACCAATAGATTTGATTAACGCGAAAACCTTATCGTCAGTAATTAATTCATTCTTTGGTACAAACCAGTTATCTCAATTTATGGATCAAACCAATCCATTAGCCGAGATTACTCACAAACGTCGTTTATCAGCTTTAGGGCCAGGAGGTCTGTCTCGTGAAAGAGCAGGTTTCGAGGTTCGTGACGTTCACTATACACACTATGGACGTTTATGTCCTATTGAAACACCAGAAGGTCCAAACATTGGACTTATATCATCACTTTCAGTTTATGCGAAAGTAAACTCTATGGGATTCATTGAAACACCTTATAGAAAAGTAGAAGATGGTGTTGTAGATATTAAAGGAAAACCAATTTACCTTAGTGCAGAGGAAGAAGAAGAGCAAATGATTGCGCAAGCTACTGTAGAAGTAGATGACGATGGAAAGATTGTACACGATAAGGTAATTGCCAGAATGGAAGGCGATTTTCCAGTAGTAGAACCAAACCAAGTGCACTATACAGATGTTGCACCAAATCAAATTGCTTCTATTTCTGCATCGTTAATTCCGTTCTTAGAACATGATGATGCCAACCGTGCGTTAATGGGATCTAACATGATGCGTCAAGCGGTACCATTATTGCGTCCAGAAGCACCTATTGTTGGAACTGGATTAGAACGTCAAGTAGCATCAGATTCTAGAGTATTAATTAATGCTGAAGGCGATGGTGTTGTAGAATATGTTGATGCTCAAAAAATCACTATCAGATACGATAGAACAGAAGACGAAGCTAAAGTAAGCTTTGATAGCGAAACTAAAACATATCCTCTAGTTAAGTTTAGAAAAACTAACCAAGGAACTTCAATTAACTTAAAACCTATTGTAAGAAAAGGCGATAAAGTTAAAAAAGGTGAAGTATTATGTGAAGGTTACGCTACGCAAAAAGGAGAAGTTGCCTTAGGAAGAAACATGAAAGTAGCTTTCATGCCTTGGAAAGGGTATAACTTTGAGGATGCGATTGTAATTTCAGAAAAAGTAGTACGAGAAGATATCTTTACATCAATCCATATTGATGAGTACTCACTAGAAGTAAGAGATACAAAATTAGGTAACGAAGAGCTAACTAACGATATACCAAACGTTTCCGAAGAGGCTACAAAAGACCTTGATGAAAACGGAATGATTCGCGTTGGTGCCGAAGTTAAGCCTGGCGATATCTTAATTGGTAAAATTACACCTAAAGGAGAAAGCGATCCAACACCAGAAGAAAAGCTATTACGTGCTATCTTTGGTGATAAAGCAGGAGACGTTAAAGACGCTTCTTTAAAAGCATCACCGTCATTAAATGGTGTTGTAATCGATAAAAAACTTTTCGCTAGAGCAATAAAAGACAAGCGTAAAAGAGCTAAGGATAAAGAAGATATAGCACAATTAGAGCAAAAATACGAAGTGAAATTCGACGAGTTAAAATCTGTCTTAGTCGATAAACTTTATGCCATTGTAAATGGTAAAACCGCTCAAGGTGTATTTAACGATTTAGGAGAAGAAGTTTTACCAAAAGGTAAAAAATATACTCAAAAAATGTTAAACTCTGTTGATGATTATACACACCTAACAACAGGAACGTGGACAACAGACGATTATACAAATAAATTAGTTGCCGATTTAATTCACAACTATAAAATTAAAGAAAACGACTTACAAGGAGCTTTAAGACGTGAGAAGTTTACTATTTCAGTAGGAGATGAGTTACCATCAGGTATCATCAAATTAGCAAAAGTTTATATTGCTAAAAAACGTAAACTTAAGGTAGGAGATAAAATGGCAGGACGTCACGGTAACAAAGGTATTGTGGCACGTATTGTAAGAGATGAAGATATGCCGTTCTTAGAAGATGGAACACCTGTAGATATTGTATTAAATCCATTAGGGGTACCATCTCGTATGAACATTGGTCAGATTTATGAAACTGTACTAGGTTGGGCAGGTCAAAAATTAGGACGCAAATATGCAACACCTATTTTTGATGGTGCCACATTAGACCAAATTAACGGCTTTACAGACGAAGCTGGTATTCCAAGATTTGGTCATACCTATCTTTACGATGGTGGAACAGGATCACGTTTCGACCAACCAGCAACTGTAGGTGTTATCTACATGTTAAAACTAGGCCATATGGTTGACGATAAAATGCACGCGCGTTCAATTGGACCATACTCGCTTATTACACAACAACCATTAGGTGGTAAAGCACAATTTGGTGGTCAGCGTTTTGGTGAAATGGAAGTTTGGGCATTAGAAGCTTATGGTGCATCTAGTACTTTAAGAGAAATATTGACCGTGAAATCTGATGATGTTCTTGGTAGAGCTAAAACATACGAAAGTATTGTTAAAGGAGAGCCAATGCCAGAACCAGGATTACCAGAATCTTTCAACGTATTAATGCACGAATTGAAAGGTCTAGGTTTAGACATCAGATTAGAAGAATAA
- the rplL gene encoding 50S ribosomal protein L7/L12: MADLKDFAEQLVNLSVKEVNELADILKEEYGIEPAAAAVAVAGGAAAGGGEAAEEQTEFDVILKAAGGSKLAVVKLVKELTGLGLKEAKGLVDDAPSPIKEGIAKDEAEALKTQLEEAGAEVELK, encoded by the coding sequence ATGGCAGATTTAAAAGATTTCGCAGAACAATTAGTTAACTTATCAGTAAAAGAAGTTAATGAGTTAGCTGATATTTTAAAAGAAGAATACGGTATTGAGCCTGCAGCTGCTGCTGTAGCTGTTGCTGGTGGCGCTGCTGCTGGTGGTGGTGAAGCTGCTGAAGAGCAAACTGAATTTGATGTAATCCTTAAAGCCGCTGGTGGTTCTAAATTAGCAGTAGTAAAATTAGTTAAAGAATTAACTGGTTTAGGATTAAAAGAAGCAAAAGGTTTAGTTGATGACGCTCCAAGCCCAATCAAAGAAGGTATTGCAAAAGACGAAGCAGAAGCTTTAAAAACTCAATTAGAGGAAGCTGGTGCAGAGGTTGAGCTTAAGTAA
- the rplJ gene encoding 50S ribosomal protein L10, giving the protein MTREEKSQVIEDLTAQLAESANIYLADISGLDAASTSNLRRACFKANVKLAVVKNTLLAKAMESSEKDFGDLPSTLKGNTSVMYSETGNAPAKVIKNFRKKSDKPLLKGAFIEEAIYLGDEQLDTLVEIKSKEEVIGDIIGLLQSPAKNVISALQSGGGKLAGILKTLSEKEG; this is encoded by the coding sequence ATGACAAGAGAAGAAAAATCACAAGTAATTGAAGACCTAACTGCACAATTAGCCGAATCTGCTAATATTTATTTAGCCGATATCTCAGGTTTAGATGCAGCAAGTACTTCAAACTTAAGACGCGCTTGCTTTAAAGCAAACGTAAAACTAGCAGTAGTTAAAAATACCTTGCTTGCAAAAGCAATGGAATCATCAGAAAAAGACTTTGGCGATTTACCTTCTACACTTAAAGGTAACACCTCAGTAATGTATTCTGAAACTGGAAATGCTCCAGCAAAAGTAATTAAGAATTTCCGTAAAAAGTCCGATAAACCACTTTTAAAAGGTGCTTTTATCGAAGAAGCTATTTACTTAGGAGACGAACAACTTGATACTTTAGTTGAGATCAAATCTAAAGAAGAAGTTATTGGTGATATCATTGGTTTATTACAATCTCCAGCGAAGAATGTTATTTCAGCACTTCAATCTGGCGGTGGCAAATTAGCAGGTATCTTAAAAACATTATCCGAAAAAGAAGGATAA
- the rplA gene encoding 50S ribosomal protein L1, with amino-acid sequence MARLTRKKKEALAKIEKGKLYSIAEASALVKDITNAKFDASVDLAVRLGVDPRKANQMVRGVVTLPHGTGKDVKVLALVTPDKEAEAKEAGADYVGLDEYLDKIKGGWTDVDVIITMPSVMGKLGPLGRILGPRGLMPNPKTGTVTMDVAKAVNDVKSGKIDFKVDKTGIVHASIGKASFDAEKIAGNANELLQTLMKLKPTAAKGTYVKSIFMSSTMSPSVAVDTKNWSVK; translated from the coding sequence ATGGCAAGATTAACAAGAAAGAAAAAGGAAGCTTTAGCAAAAATAGAAAAAGGAAAACTTTATTCTATCGCTGAAGCATCTGCATTAGTAAAAGACATCACAAACGCCAAGTTTGATGCCTCTGTAGATTTAGCAGTTCGTTTAGGAGTAGATCCTAGAAAAGCTAATCAAATGGTAAGAGGTGTTGTAACATTACCACACGGTACAGGAAAAGACGTTAAAGTTTTAGCATTAGTAACGCCAGATAAAGAGGCCGAAGCTAAAGAAGCTGGAGCAGATTACGTAGGTTTAGACGAATACCTTGATAAAATTAAAGGTGGTTGGACAGACGTAGACGTTATAATAACCATGCCAAGTGTTATGGGTAAATTAGGACCTTTAGGACGTATTTTAGGACCAAGAGGATTAATGCCTAACCCAAAAACAGGTACGGTAACTATGGATGTTGCTAAAGCAGTAAACGATGTGAAGTCTGGTAAAATTGACTTTAAAGTTGATAAAACCGGAATTGTACACGCCTCTATAGGTAAAGCATCTTTCGATGCTGAAAAAATAGCAGGTAACGCAAACGAGTTATTACAAACATTAATGAAACTTAAACCAACTGCTGCAAAAGGTACTTATGTAAAGAGTATTTTTATGTCTAGTACAATGAGTCCTAGTGTAGCTGTAGATACTAAAAACTGGTCGGTTAAGTAG
- the rplK gene encoding 50S ribosomal protein L11: MAKELSKVVKLQVRGGAANPSPPVGPALGAAGVNIMEFCKQFNGRTQDKQGKVLPVVISVYSDKSFDFVIKTPPAAVQLLEAAKVKKGSGEPHVKKVAKVSWDQVRAIAEDKMQDLNAFTIDSAMRMVAGTARSMGITVKGGEAPN; the protein is encoded by the coding sequence ATGGCAAAAGAGTTAAGTAAAGTAGTTAAACTACAAGTTAGGGGAGGTGCCGCGAATCCTTCGCCACCGGTTGGACCCGCTTTAGGTGCCGCAGGAGTTAATATCATGGAGTTCTGTAAGCAATTTAACGGAAGAACCCAAGATAAACAAGGTAAAGTATTACCAGTTGTGATTTCTGTTTATTCAGATAAATCATTCGACTTTGTAATCAAAACGCCTCCTGCTGCTGTACAATTATTAGAAGCGGCCAAGGTGAAGAAAGGTTCAGGAGAACCTCATGTAAAAAAAGTAGCTAAAGTTTCTTGGGATCAAGTTAGAGCCATAGCTGAAGATAAAATGCAAGATTTAAATGCATTTACAATCGATTCTGCCATGAGAATGGTAGCTGGAACAGCAAGATCTATGGGGATAACTGTAAAAGGAGGTGAAGCCCCTAATTAA
- the nusG gene encoding transcription termination/antitermination protein NusG yields the protein MSEVSEKKWYVVRAVSGQENKIKTYIENEIARLGLEDYVDQVLVPTEKVIQIRNGKKINKEKVYFPGYIMIQANLTGEIPHIIKSVTNVIGFLGETKGGDPVPLRQSEVNRMLGKVDELAVEADVNVAIPYKVGETVKVIDGPFNGFDGTIEKINEEKRKLEVMVKIFGRKTPLELSYMQVEKV from the coding sequence ATGTCTGAAGTGAGCGAGAAAAAGTGGTATGTTGTAAGAGCTGTTAGTGGTCAAGAAAATAAAATAAAGACCTATATAGAGAACGAAATTGCTCGATTAGGTTTAGAAGACTATGTAGACCAAGTTTTAGTTCCAACGGAAAAGGTCATCCAAATCCGTAATGGAAAGAAAATAAATAAGGAAAAAGTATATTTTCCAGGTTACATTATGATACAGGCTAACTTAACTGGTGAAATACCACATATTATTAAGTCTGTAACAAATGTTATTGGATTTTTAGGTGAAACCAAAGGTGGTGATCCAGTACCTTTAAGACAATCTGAAGTAAACAGAATGTTAGGTAAGGTAGATGAATTAGCAGTAGAAGCCGATGTGAATGTAGCGATACCTTACAAAGTAGGTGAAACTGTAAAAGTTATCGATGGACCTTTCAACGGATTTGACGGTACCATTGAAAAAATAAACGAAGAAAAGCGTAAGCTAGAAGTTATGGTGAAAATTTTTGGAAGAAAAACACCATTAGAACTAAGCTATATGCAAGTAGAAAAAGTATAA